In Papaver somniferum cultivar HN1 unplaced genomic scaffold, ASM357369v1 unplaced-scaffold_117, whole genome shotgun sequence, the DNA window tttataaaccatcttttagcacagtggttttgggttgaactcatgtcaaataggcctaactgaattaattataaaggcttagaattactctgaacatttgtgctaaaaggttttatagcatattttgattcttcacagatttcacctttgtgttcaaaatccaaactaaatttgggtacgcagcctatgctagccagttaagcattgacttataagtttacggttccaagtctaccacgtaaaacaatcagtCACACAatgaaagcacaagaatcaactatgttcacatcatcagttttttcgttaagcttatatagacccaaagtcctataactcttgcttaaaaaatcactgcctagttaaaaaaagttttccagattcaattaagatcttaaatctttttccatctacaacataataagatacaagattttcgcatatgctcggaacatgaaaacttcattcaatgtgaggatattacagatatgagcttctgctcgaccttttcttTTTATGCAACCTATATttcatatgagttactcaataagagtttctcgacatcccctattcTATTATAGGAGGTGAAcaagtctctgtttcaacaaacattcttggtggctccagagtccacctactggtctctcacattggttattaaaataacttccgacattaTGCCAGTAAACTCATTCTAGTTTGTtttaactaaattagcattaactttctacttattgaggttttttatgttgtctacaatttactgccgcgtggccaggaattttacaaacataacaatcacccttaattaaagtaatgccggattcagttttacgaaacatacctttcctcTGAAGAGTACGCTTAGAattgtttgatgttctcgcctttgtcagctttggaagacttgtgttcatccacaggcTCCTGGCATCCATGTCCCTTTCCAATTTCATGTCATAATCTCCGTTTATACTTTGACCACGAACACGgaaatttcccaatcacctaatacaccacatctcacaaaccttagttccgaatcggaaaataaagtatgagtttagaagataacatctagatctacaaacttcgtttgaattaccatatcaaaaaactcatggttaccccctaaaaactactttagttaacaacaaatttctactcgtcagaatttttcaggaacgtttctatgtttagtaaaatatcaaaaaaatacttttacaactctaaAAATTCCGAAATTTTAtatgggtaactatcaggatgtctaatacattaggtcaaaagggttcatcgaaattccttctagattaaaatataaaattgaaattatacagctgaccagaaattcgtttttgtttttcactccacaattaacatccatgattcacaaaccaatcaatcgttttcgattattacaaataataatgtcttaagattgttgggtgcaatagtcaaaaataaagaaaaaatcgaataagtaaaagttattgatacttatctcctttacaatggaagtgatcgattgacgaaacagacgagcttcccatatctccacaataacaacaaggcaaaactttggaaaaacagagtgagtcacgtgttcaacacgctgcccttaagacattagcgcccggctataCTCAAGAGTGAtcctatagccctcacaggacggatatctccaagacaaaacaccctactacacctactactagcatatgtagtagatgctcaccTTGAGCTTGAAAACTCCGagaaaaccgttaaggaaaatcgcgaacgcttaagaaacgctataaaatattttcccttaggggtccctctaaaatatagagcaacccctttcccattgattttacaaaagtagtgaatttgtttatataattgacaaatacaacttaagaagagcaACTCCCCaatataaattaaaaatcttaCATATTCTCTTACAACAAACTAAAAGTGAAAACTTcacggtgtgggactaataagtttttcattcacaaaaaaaaataataaattataatttttattaaaactttaaaaaacatgttttattaattattttccaaCAGGTTATACACGAAATTTCACCTTTTTCAAGTCCTTTACGAAAAAAATCCTATATTACAGTGACATCGCACCCCTTACAAGCTACTGCACAACAaccgtaaaaataaaaaaaaaaaaaaggaaaaggtaAAGGTGTTGTGATGATGAGAGCGGCCCCTTGAAGAGAAACACAAGATCATGGATTAGGCCTTTTACCCGCACCTACTCTACTCAGTTCTATCTTGTTTTCAGCACACCAACTTTGATCTCTTTCACATTCATCTTATCTCTAAAATATCCCGTCTCAAAAATCTTATCACGGAGAGGCAATAAATTAGACATAAGTGGACTTTGGAGTCCTAAGTTATAACATCATTAGTCTTGGGAGTTTTAAGCGACGGTTTGTTCTTCACACTAACGTGTCTTTTAATTGATAAAGAATGACAAGGAACAAGAATTCAATTTAAGAACAGTTCTAGTAAACAATGACTAGCTTGGGATTTGCTAATCTAGACTCCAAATATCGATATTTATGTATCCTTCCAAGACATATATAATTTGGGTTGTTGAGATTATCAACAGTTTAAGTTCGTTAATTGTTCTCCCTCTTCTTTTAAGTTAAAAGTTAGCAATAATATTCTTTCTTTTTGAGATACGATATAACAGACTGTTCAACTATACAAGAGCCTAATTCTCATATGTGAAGTTGtaatattttcctcaagacaccaCAATTTATCACAAGGTTCCTATATATATAGCGGGTTATTACCGAGTTCCAAGCAAAAACTAAACATCGGGAATTTGATTGGCAACTTCTTGTAGCAACTTTGAGCGGTCGCAGCCATAGTTATAGACGGTACTTTATCTTTTTTAATAGTCAAGTCAAGGACTCAAACAttgttttccttgttaaattctaTGTAGGGGTCTTAGTTGAAATTTTTATGTAGTACAACATACTCTCTAGCTCAAAATTAAAAGTCTTCTAGCAATTTATTCACTTCAATTGGGTCTAAGCTTTCCTGCTCTGCTCTGCTCTGTGTAACCATGGAAGAACGCTATGAGGCAGTGAAAGAACTTGGGTCAGGGAATTTTGGAGTAGCAAGGTTGGTGAGAGATAAGAAAACTAAAGAACTTGTTGCTGTCAAATACATCCCCAGAGGAAAAAAGGTTTGATGTTCTTACTTACTCATCATCATCAATGAATCAATTATTTGTCCATTCATTTTCCAGTTGAACTTGTTGCTGTCAAGTACACTAAATTTATGGAATGTTTTATGTTGCAGCAAATTCATGGGGTTGACATTgcagaaatgaaactagaaaatacaCTCCTTGATGGAAATCCCACACCACGGCTTAAAATTTGTGATTTCGGTTATTCAAAGGTTGGTGCATATCTTGCTTATGGACTTTTATGCTTTATAATACATCATGGAATGAGGACATTCTATTGCATATATTTGATGTGTGGTTGCTTTCATTTCAATGCAGTCGGCTATATTGCATTCACAACCAAAATCAACAGTGGGAACACCAGCTTATATTGCACCAGAGGTATTGTCACGGAAGGAATATGATGGCAAGGTATGTACCTCTTCCTTCACTGACATGGTTCATACCCTAATTACCCAATATTTAGTGCTCTAACTTTCCATCGGTGTAAATTACAGATAGCAGATGTCTGGTCAGCTGGTGTCACACTTTATGTTATGTTAGTAGGAGCATATCCGTTTGAGGATCCTGAAGATCCCAGAAATTTCAAGAAGACAATCGGGGTGAATTTGTCACTGCATCTATATCGCAAATACTAAATGTTTGATGCATTCCTAATCCCTAGTATACCCTGCAGAGAATCATGAGTGTTACCTACACCATACCAGACTATGTCCGTGTATCCGCAGAATGCAGGCATTTACTCTCacaaattttctatgccaacCCATCAAAGGTAAGTTTTCGCAAATCAAGACATTCTTTTTTCCCTGTTTTAGTTTTTTTGGTGGCTCACAATCTTTAATCCTATAACTGCAGAGGATCACCATTCCAGAGATAAAAAGCCATCCCTGGTTCCTTAAAAACTTACCAAGAGAGCTGGTTGAAGCTGAGAAATCAAATTACCATTACCAGCCAGTTGAAAATCACCAACCCACCCAATGCGTGGAAGAAATAATGCAGATTATCCAAGAAGCACGCACACCTGGAGAAGAATTAAACACACAAAACCAGACTACAGTCGGAATGATGGATCCTGAGGATGATGAAAGCAATGCTGAATCTGAAGCCGAGGGCAGTGGAGACTTGTGGTAACAACTACCGCGACATTGTACAGTCAATCCAAATTATGGAAGAAACAACACAAAAGCTACTCCAAATCGAGTGAACTGGAAACCCAAAAACTGTATTTCATTTTGTGAGTTTATAAATTGTTCGCGAACTATTAGACCATTAAATTTCAAGCTTTTTCcagatttttctttattttttttatttagaaaTTTCATGTTTAATCTAGAATTTTGTTGTCAATGTGACAATAGATATCACTTTTGAAAGATTTAATGCATCGCAATGGAATTGTTACTAGTAATCATAGACTATTGCTGTCTATGAAGATTATACAACCTGCTGATTCTCCTAGTCCAGGCAAATCTTCAGAAGAAGTTGGAGAAGAAGGAATTCTGGTGCTCAAAATTTGTTCACCGGATAGAGGATTAGAAAGTGTTAAGAAATTAGTAATTGATCGTGGTCCGTATACGCTTCATTCGTTACCAAAATTTTTACCAAGACAGACTGTGAGCGGTTTGCTGTGTTTTACAACTAACATACATGATGCATTTTTCATATATAACCCTGTAACCGGAGAAAGATCACCTTGGATTGAAACTAATAAAGGGGGCGGGAAATGTAGGAGCATTGCGTTTGGATTTAATCTGCAGAGTCATGAACATATAGTTATCTGGATTTAATCTGCAGAGTCATTGGTTGTAAGTACAGTTGGGGTGAAAGAATATCATCCAAAAATGATCAAGTTGTCGAAGTGTTTACTGTTGGGAAAACTGATAATGCATGGAGAAGAATCGATGCGGTTCCACCTGTAACTATCATCGTGAAGTTCCTTTTTATGTAGATGGTTGTCTCTATTGGCGGTTCCGGGATACTGAACCAGGCGCTGATCAAGTAAAAGAACTAGTAGTGAGATTTGACATTGTAACTGAAAAGTTCAGAGTCATTCCAATTCCTGATTTCGTCAGTAACCCAGAGAGACGACAACTTAAGTGGAACCAGTCAAATTCTGTTGAGCTAACAGAAATTGATGGACGCATAGCGATATTAAGCTGGATAAATGCTCTAGAAATTTCTCTATGGACATTTCATGAAAATGCAGATGGTGGTAACATTAAGTGGACTGAAGAGGTTATTGATATGCCTCCCCATTGGCTAAATTGAGTGAATTTGAAATCCGACACTGTTGGACTATTAAGTTTCAAGTTATCAACTTCTACTTTACAGAAATTTCATGCCTCATACAGTGTTTGATCTATAACTGCATTGTCAATGTGACAATATATatcaaaaatctacttttaacATGCCTTGGCTGGTCTAATGACTCTGTTTATCTCAAGGAGAAGTTGACAAAAGAAAACAAGCAGATATTACCAGTGAACGAGCGCTAGTAGTGATCTCCTTGATGCAAGTCTTCTCTATGGGCATCAGCCGTAGTTGACTACGCCCACACTCTTTTCTTAGGTACAAGATCCGACGTTTTAATGTCATCGATTTTTGCAGCTAAAATGAAGTCATTCATACTTAGTCCACCTGCATTAACCAAATTCCGAAACAAAAAGCAAACCCATCAGAGTGAGTAACGCTGGAATGAAGAAGTGCCAAGTTATATGAAACCTTTCTTGCACAATCCCCATCATACTGCAATCAAGTGGTGCACAACCTAGTACAGTTCATACGAAATCATGAAATGCTCTATATTTCAATTGCATAAAGCATTTACATACCGATGGAAGGAGTGTAGATTTGAGCTCTAACTTGATTAGGTTGTTCCAAATGAAGATCCGGATAATACCCAGTTGTTGAAGCAACATTGTAAATCCTATTTATAAGTTCAATGCCACTTTTGTAATCCTACAATTTCCATAGACATTGTAGTCTTAGTATAGCTGTTCCATCATCTTCCGCCAATCTCCACCCAATAACCTGCACAAACATTCAAAATACTTGAAGACTTTTGCCATGGTGCAAGCGGGCATTTTTACAACCAGTTGCCGCGCCTCGATGGCGCATATGGCACCAAATGCACCAGGTGCATTTCAAGATATGAAACAATATTTCATATTCATAAACGGCAACCAGAGACAATCCGGCAACTGAATTTGGATTTCCGGAAAGAGACTTTtcggattgattttttttttttacctttctCAGGAGCTGTTGGGCAACTTGCTTAGTAAGAGGAGGCTGTGAAGGGTCGAGTGGAGTACATTCCTGTGAAGAAAGTGAAAGAGCAGAAATATTTGGTATAAGAATTTTATGTTCTGTATTACCACTACCCAATACTTTATCACCAAATTGACTCTCAATTTCAGCTGGAAATGGATCTCTTGCACCAAAATCACCTAACATATCATCACCACCCAAACCAAAAGTCACAACATTTCTATCATTTCTATGAATAAGTGGAGTAGAATTGAAATTGAAGCTGAATTCTTGGTGTTTTGGGGCTGAAATTGGAGTTCTGAAGTGAAAACAGAGTGAAGATGAGAGATTGAGTGCCATTGGAGAAAGAAAGGTGAGAGCTTTGTGAATTACAAGAAATGGCGGTGTTGTTTAGAGATGAGAAAAAGATAGAACATTTGAGGAAAATTGGAACTAAAAATTGGGATAAAAATGTCATCTTCtttttttggttccaattctgtTCCAGAAATATTTTAGAACCAAAAAAAAACTTGCCTTTTAGGTTTAAATTGAAACAAAACCCATTTCTCTTCTCCCTCTCAAAAAcccatttctcttcttcttcttctgaaactGAAAGACTGAAGCTGagctgaaaaccctaattttcttttgGGTAATGCGCATTCGTAGATCAATCACTTAATGATATGACTAGTGCAGGTATTGCTAAAGTGTACAGCAGCATCAACTATGGTGGTGCATCTGCATTTGCATCAAACTTCTCTGATCAACAAGGTATGTTGTCATTGTGTtccttcaaaaaccctaatttggataagaaaAATGGTCAATCTGGGTCAACCCAGaagatattcatcatcttcaagaTCAAAGGATTGTTTCCTGTATCAGTTTATCCCTTTTAAGAACAATGTTTGTGGTGGTTCATCAAGTGTTTGTATTAATTCCAATGAGAAAAGACAGATTTTTATTGGTTTGTCGAAAATTATTAAACATGGACAAGGTTCTGTTCTGAAGGATTTTTGTTTAGGTGATAATCAATTTTGGCCTTTTAATCTTGTAGAGATTATGAAATTATTTAGTGATTCATTTTTGTCGCTGGCATTTTTTAAATTTGTTTGTGTAAATGATTCTGATTTTGATAGGGATAGCTCGATTAGGTTGTATTGTGAATTAGCTCATATTTTAGCTTCACAAGATATGAGGTATTTGTCACAAGATGTGATTTGCATTGTGGTAAAGAGAATTGGAGTAGATCGTAGCAGTGACTTGATTGATTTAATGTTGAAGAGACGCGAACGTTATCTGTATGAGTCTGATTTTTCGGTTCTTGATTCGTTAATGAGGGGGTTTATGAAGGCTGGTTTGGTCAGGAAGGCATTGGTGGTTTTGGATAAAATGAGGAAGGAGGGATTGGTGCCGAGTATGTCTGCTATGGGTATTCTTTTCAGAATGCTGATTGCGGTTGGTGATTTTAGTACTGTTTGGAGATTGTTTAGAGATATGGTTGTGAAAGGGCCGAGGATTTCGACTAATGAGTTCAATGTTATGTTAGATGGGTTCTCTGGGAAAGGGTGTTTTCAAGTGGTGGTGAGTTTGTTTTATTTGATGACTAAATTTGGGTGTGAGCCGGATGTGTTTACGTATAACATTTTGATCAAGACTTATTGTATTGATGGACGATCTTCTGAAGCTTTGACATGGGTGAGGGAAATGATTGAAAAGGGTTGCGCTCCGAATGTGGTTACCTTTAATACTATTATTGATTCTTTCTGTAAGCAGGGAAACATGGCGGAAGCAAGAAAGTTGTTCGATCAGATTCAGGAGAGGGATGTTAAACCAAACACTGTCACGTATAATACACTCATTAATGGGTATGTGAAGGCTCAGGAGATTCGTGTAGCTAATTTACTTTATCAAGAAATGAAGGAGAAAGGTCTACCTGCTGATGGTGTAACTATAAACACTATGATCTACGGGCATTGCAAGTTCGGTCGTGAAGAAGATGGTGAGAGATTGTTGGGGAATGTTTCTGTTGCAGGTCTGATTCCTCCGACAGATATTTCAGTTGCTGGGTTATGTTGGGCAGGTCAACTAGATGATGCAATGGGGTTGCTACAAGATATGCTCGCAAAGGGAATGCCTCCAAGCGTTGTTGCTTTTAACTCGATCATTGCTGGTTATAGTAAAGCAGGGAGAGAAGATAAAGCCTTTGAAGTGTATCGGTTAATGGTGGAATTTGGTTTAACTCCATCATCCTGTACTTGCAGTTCTCTTCTTCTGGGTTTGTCAAATAGGGGAATGCTTCATGAGGCCAGGGAACTTCTTGATAAAATGGTAGATAAGGGATTTCCGATAAACAGAGTTGCTTTTACTGTTCTTCTGGATGGGTATTTCAATAGTGGAGACCTTATAAGAGCGCATAGATTGTGGGGTGAGATGAAGAGTAGACGGATATGTCCTGATGTGGTTGCTTTTTCAGCCTTTATAGATGGACTTTCGAAAGCAGGTCGTATGGAGGAGGCTTACGAGGCCTTTGAAGATATGCTGAGAAGAGGTATCACCCCGAACAATTTCACTTACAACTCTTTAATTGGTGGCTTCTGTAATTGTGGCAACTTGGACTATGCCTTGAAGTTGGAGAAAGAAATGAGACAAAATGGGCTTCTTCCAGATATTTTTACTACTAATATGATCATTAATGGGTTTTGCAAACAGGGCAGTATGAAGGCCGCAAATAATGCTTTCATGGACATGCACAGATTCGGACTGACCCCAGATATAGTCACATACAATACTTTGATTAGTGGATATATTAAGGCCTTCGACCTGGTAAATGCTGAGGACTTCCTAGCTAAGATGTGGGATAGCGGATGGCAGCCTGATATTATCACGTACAATACATGGATCTATGTGTTTTGTAGTAGCCGTAAAATTGTTCAAGCTGTGAGGATGCTGGATGAGCTAATTGCATCGGGTTTTATTCCTAACACAGTTACATACAATACCATGGTGAATGGTGTTTGCTGTGACATACTAGAGCGTGCTATGATACTTACTGCAAAATTACTGAAGATGGCATTTGTGCCAAATGTCGTGACGGTAAATACATTGCTGTCTCACTTTCGTAGGCATGGGTTGCCGCAGATGGCCTTGATGTGGGGACATAAGCTATACTTAGTGTCTTTTCCATTTGATCATGTTACTTATATGATTCTGCAGAGCGCTAAGTGGGACTCACTGCAAGATGCAGAGATTGTGAAAGAGTCACCAGGGGAAGCCATAGTGGTAGACTTTCTCATGCACATTACTTTTGATTACATAGCAAAAGATATGTCTTACCGAGATAGGAATCAGCGTTACTTATCAGAAGTATGTGATCACAATCTTCTGGCTCTTGGAAAATGAAATTAGTAGTATTATAGCTATTTATCAGCCAGGTATTCAGGGATAAAAGGCCTGCAGTTTGGTCAGAATACAGCGAGTGGAGAAAATTGAGTATTCTTTTGGTCAAGACGGGTGACTCGTTTCATTGATGCTTGGTCTTCTAAGCTGAAGTGCAGCCTCTCTCCATATGCTCAACTTTATGAAACTTTGTAAGAAAATTTCACAGAACACATCTAACTCGAGTAGAGCGTGGGCGGAGATTAAGTAATCCTACTTTTATGGGAGCATATGTATTACAAAAGATGAACTATTTGGATTCTCCAAAGCTGCATTGCCGTATATTGCTGTTTTTTCTGACGAAATGAGGTGTTGCAGTAACTCCACAACTTTCACCTGCAATGTAAAATAGAGTATGTACCCAGACACTCTTTTTTGTAGTGTAACTCATATTTCCGATTTTATCCACATGCAAaagagaagaagttattgtgaagattCATTTATTTTTTCCCTTCTTTGAGATTGCTTTCAGAAATGTGGGAAGGGATCTTAACTAGGAACTATGAATGATTGTGTTTTTATGCCTCTAAATTTGCAGATACAACAAGGGACTTTGCTGTACCTCTCTGCAGTTAGGCTTCTTTTGTGACACTTGCTTTGCCCGTGTTTTTGGTAAAGTAGCTCCTCGACTTCAATGCTAAACTTTCATTATGATTTTTCCTAAGTTTCATTTTAGTGATAAATATATACCTGGTGATGGTTCTTTGCCACTAATTTAGTCACTGTGCAACCAGAACAAAAGAATATCTCGTGGTAATGAATATTTTCTTTGCTCTCACGAGCAAACAACCTTTCACTAGAATAAAATCTACTAGTACAAATGAATATTTCGTTCCAGTGTTATCTAAAGTTGAGTTGTACATGATAATCGTATTCTTTGAACAGGGAACCTTTTGATCCAGAACTGCGTTACTATTGCAGTACTGGTAATGCAGAATCTGTTCATGGAAGTACATGCCCAGAAGTTTATGAGCAGACTCTTGTTCCAGAAATCAGACTGGGATTATATAGTTGTTGTGATAACAGTTACAGGACAAGTGTCGGTGTTTACTAAGTGTTAGGGAATCTTTGTATTGATTTAGCTGCTGGATATTGCCCAGCTCTGACTGGTGATAGAGTTCTGGAAAAGATAGGGAATCTTTGTATTGATTTAGCTGCTGTATATTGCCCAGCTCTGACTGGTGATAGAGTTCTGCCTAGTGGCAGGTATCACCCGTTGGCGGCTAACACAGATGACCTAAATCACAAAGATCAATTCACAAGCTTGGGGTACTTTATGCGAGTCTGTTCTGGTAATTCACGCATGTTCAAAGTTTTCTTGCTTCTGACAAGTTAATGGTAATACGAGAGAGTAATAAGGGAATTTTCGTTAATGATGTTATCTTCTTTTTTACTACTTGCAGGCCTATAGCAGCAGTATCACTTATTCAGTTTGGTTATCTGTTCTCGGTTGTTCTCCAAATCAAGTTCCAGAGATTTTGTTCGCTCACAGCTAAAGAAAAACAGTGAGTATCTGTAATTATCTGAAATGTCTTGCAGAGTGATGTATATTTTCCTGCCGACTCATCTGTGTCGGACATGGCTGAATCTTTCTCATTTGATTGGTCTTACAAAGAGCCGCATGTATCTGACTCAGGTAAACTGAGTCAAGCATCATACGTATCTGACTGAGATCTAGTTAACGAGTCAGCGGAAAACCAGACACCCCTTAGTAAAAGAAAGGTTGTTGTCTAATCATTGCCCCATTGGATCTTAAAAGATCATTTCTGGTGAGAAAAAGTTAAAGGCGTGTAAACGACTGATTATCTCACAGGATCTTTGTTACatctcaaccgtccaattttAAAGTTTGACTTCTACTTTGAGATCAGCGTTTATATGCTTGCCACGTCAGATCATAGCAGATCTCACATCAAGATTTGCCGTCCCACGTTCACACCTCAACTTTTCTTGTCGGCAAAAACGAGATATTGTTAATGGGATTTTCTTTATTTGAAATTACAGAAATGCCACTACCCGCCAATCAACTGCTTTTATTGTATATCCATGTATCATCCACTTTGTACCTTTCAGTCTCTCATTATCTGAATCTGCTCCTGACTTTCAGAATTCTACAGAGAAAGAGTGAAGAAGATGGAGGGTTTGATCAAGGGTATTCTGGATGTAGCATTAGGTGATCGAGAAGAATCTTCAAATGGTCAAGACAGAGATGAAAGATCTAGATCAACATGGGCACAAGTTGTCACTGGAGATGATGATCAGGAAGATACAACAACCAAAACACCAACAA includes these proteins:
- the LOC113330144 gene encoding serine/threonine-protein kinase SAPK3-like, which encodes MEERYEAVKELGSGNFGVARLVRDKKTKELVAVKYIPRGKKQIHGVDIAEMKLENTLLDGNPTPRLKICDFGYSKSAILHSQPKSTVGTPAYIAPEVLSRKEYDGKIADVWSAGVTLYVMLVGAYPFEDPEDPRNFKKTIGRIMSVTYTIPDYVRVSAECRHLLSQIFYANPSKRITIPEIKSHPWFLKNLPRELVEAEKSNYHYQPVENHQPTQCVEEIMQIIQEARTPGEELNTQNQTTVGMMDPEDDESNAESEAEGSGDLW
- the LOC113329578 gene encoding pentatricopeptide repeat-containing protein At1g62670, mitochondrial-like; translation: MVVHLHLHQTSLINKVCCHCVPSKTLIWIRKMVNLGQPRRYSSSSRSKDCFLYQFIPFKNNVCGGSSSVCINSNEKRQIFIGLSKIIKHGQGSVLKDFCLGDNQFWPFNLVEIMKLFSDSFLSLAFFKFVCVNDSDFDRDSSIRLYCELAHILASQDMRYLSQDVICIVVKRIGVDRSSDLIDLMLKRRERYLYESDFSVLDSLMRGFMKAGLVRKALVVLDKMRKEGLVPSMSAMGILFRMLIAVGDFSTVWRLFRDMVVKGPRISTNEFNVMLDGFSGKGCFQVVVSLFYLMTKFGCEPDVFTYNILIKTYCIDGRSSEALTWVREMIEKGCAPNVVTFNTIIDSFCKQGNMAEARKLFDQIQERDVKPNTVTYNTLINGYVKAQEIRVANLLYQEMKEKGLPADGVTINTMIYGHCKFGREEDGERLLGNVSVAGLIPPTDISVAGLCWAGQLDDAMGLLQDMLAKGMPPSVVAFNSIIAGYSKAGREDKAFEVYRLMVEFGLTPSSCTCSSLLLGLSNRGMLHEARELLDKMVDKGFPINRVAFTVLLDGYFNSGDLIRAHRLWGEMKSRRICPDVVAFSAFIDGLSKAGRMEEAYEAFEDMLRRGITPNNFTYNSLIGGFCNCGNLDYALKLEKEMRQNGLLPDIFTTNMIINGFCKQGSMKAANNAFMDMHRFGLTPDIVTYNTLISGYIKAFDLVNAEDFLAKMWDSGWQPDIITYNTWIYVFCSSRKIVQAVRMLDELIASGFIPNTVTYNTMVNGVCCDILERAMILTAKLLKMAFVPNVVTVNTLLSHFRRHGLPQMALMWGHKLYLVSFPFDHVTYMILQSAKWDSLQDAEIVKESPGEAIVVDFLMHITFDYIAKDMSYRDRNQRYLSEVCDHNLLALGK